One window from the genome of Candidatus Chlorohelix allophototropha encodes:
- a CDS encoding SUMF1/EgtB/PvdO family nonheme iron enzyme, giving the protein MFSKLTLLAANKPRHYTRGDTCTNALYSEPTLYQRRYAGEVHPHRVFSQPGRRESGMSERENLQNLLELTKRRLAILEEQRAVFGDTNVPPQVLIQIQDAEKEVADFEQKLRQIAPNTAPNNRKLLVQFEQSVFNRDWETAISLGEEILNHNSSNPDFEKSLAAAYYARFQAHFEKSDLERAFTDLTSAIHLNPHEPEYFYWRGVVHHNHTNYNSAIADLTTAIKLAPDYPHPYYWRGDSYLKRNKRQQGMADIKAALEKYNAALQDSADDHELLYGRGLTLLALEQWLAAKVDFEAALRYAVEPFIFMAKDKLAKLEPILLKQEQEHLLLELENLSTDHQRRLKIGDRLSEIGDPRPGVGVAANGVPDITWLSVFPGGTLKIGEQPFEIQPFYIAKYQVTYAQYDAFAQAADGYNNPEWWQGFPKEYQPQKLSEQKQKGLSNPRDNISWYQSMAFGRWLNRRMQGLQLPNPGGASQPLVVGENAQVRLPTEWEWQWAAQGGSQQREYPWGKWQEGYANIREVGLQRAVGVGMYPQGAAVCGARDMSGNLWEWCLNRRQPPSEAAVDGSGEWFVVRGGSFFFNRSLASCVSSLNSTPLSVSDFFGFRLVVCSAIAPL; this is encoded by the coding sequence ATGTTTAGTAAACTTACACTATTAGCCGCAAACAAGCCACGCCATTATACGCGAGGGGATACCTGTACCAATGCGCTTTACTCTGAACCAACGCTGTACCAACGCCGCTATGCCGGAGAAGTCCACCCCCACCGCGTGTTTTCGCAACCGGGCAGAAGGGAGTCCGGCATGAGTGAGCGCGAGAATTTGCAAAACTTGCTGGAACTAACCAAACGCCGTTTGGCAATTTTGGAAGAGCAAAGGGCTGTATTCGGTGATACCAACGTACCTCCACAGGTCTTAATCCAGATTCAGGATGCTGAAAAGGAAGTTGCCGACTTCGAACAGAAGCTCCGGCAGATTGCGCCCAACACTGCCCCCAATAATAGAAAATTGCTGGTACAGTTTGAGCAGTCGGTATTTAACCGCGATTGGGAGACCGCCATTTCGCTCGGTGAGGAAATTCTAAATCATAATTCCAGTAATCCAGATTTTGAAAAAAGCCTTGCTGCCGCCTATTACGCCCGCTTCCAAGCCCATTTTGAGAAAAGCGATCTGGAAAGAGCCTTTACCGACCTGACCAGCGCGATTCACCTGAACCCCCATGAGCCTGAGTATTTCTATTGGCGGGGAGTTGTCCACCACAATCATACTAACTATAACTCGGCTATTGCCGACCTGACCACCGCCATAAAACTTGCGCCTGACTATCCGCACCCTTACTACTGGCGCGGCGATAGCTACCTTAAACGCAACAAGCGGCAGCAGGGCATGGCTGATATAAAAGCTGCGCTGGAAAAATACAATGCCGCCTTACAGGATAGCGCCGATGACCACGAGCTATTATACGGGCGTGGGCTGACGTTGCTGGCATTAGAGCAGTGGCTGGCGGCTAAAGTCGATTTTGAAGCGGCATTACGCTATGCGGTTGAGCCGTTTATTTTTATGGCAAAAGATAAGCTGGCAAAACTGGAACCGATACTTCTGAAGCAAGAGCAAGAACACCTGTTGCTCGAACTGGAGAATCTCAGTACCGACCACCAACGCCGCCTGAAAATCGGTGACCGCTTGAGCGAAATCGGCGATCCGCGTCCCGGCGTGGGAGTAGCTGCCAATGGCGTACCCGATATAACATGGCTATCGGTGTTTCCGGGTGGTACGCTGAAAATTGGGGAACAGCCCTTTGAAATTCAGCCCTTTTATATTGCTAAATATCAGGTAACTTACGCCCAATATGATGCTTTTGCCCAAGCGGCAGATGGCTATAACAACCCGGAGTGGTGGCAGGGCTTCCCGAAAGAATACCAGCCCCAAAAGTTGAGCGAGCAAAAGCAAAAAGGGTTGAGTAACCCGCGCGATAATATTTCGTGGTATCAGAGCATGGCGTTTGGGCGATGGCTGAATCGGCGCATGCAGGGCTTGCAATTGCCCAATCCGGGCGGTGCGAGCCAGCCATTAGTGGTGGGCGAAAATGCTCAGGTGCGTCTGCCGACCGAATGGGAATGGCAGTGGGCGGCGCAGGGTGGCAGCCAACAGCGAGAGTATCCTTGGGGGAAGTGGCAGGAAGGTTATGCCAACATTAGGGAAGTGGGTCTGCAACGAGCGGTTGGGGTGGGCATGTATCCGCAGGGAGCGGCGGTATGTGGGGCAAGAGACATGAGTGGGAACTTGTGGGAATGGTGCTTGAACAGGCGTCAGCCGCCTTCGGAAGCGGCGGTGGACGGCAGCGGGGAGTGGTTCGTGGTGCGAGGTGGGTCTTTCTTCTTCAATCGATCTCTTGCGTCCTGCGTGTCCAGCCTCAACAGCACTCCGCTCAGCGTTAGCGACTTTTTCGGTTTTCGGTTGGTGGTGTGTTCCGCTATTGCGCCACTCTGA
- a CDS encoding NUDIX hydrolase, protein MSEIQQEWQYYRVSQGVLAHQGGVLLVANDYGYPELMWSLPGGRLEPGEQHKEGLRREFLEETGLQVTVGELLYAVDSRSEIAHKQFVTLVFEVSLTAPEVAPEPIAEVNGPVKEVRFVPFAQVPEYIHRPSMGEGLLNYLIHGKAMPRYFIYPEYLTTKWQPLRWQPTTPERPDVP, encoded by the coding sequence ATGAGCGAAATACAACAAGAATGGCAATATTATCGAGTGTCGCAGGGCGTGCTGGCGCATCAGGGCGGCGTGCTGTTGGTAGCCAACGACTATGGCTACCCGGAATTAATGTGGTCGCTGCCGGGCGGTAGGCTAGAACCAGGCGAACAGCATAAAGAGGGGTTGCGGCGCGAGTTTCTGGAAGAAACGGGCTTGCAGGTGACGGTGGGCGAACTGCTCTATGCGGTTGATTCTCGTTCCGAGATAGCGCACAAGCAATTTGTCACGCTGGTATTCGAAGTGAGTTTAACCGCGCCAGAGGTTGCACCTGAGCCGATAGCGGAGGTGAACGGACCAGTAAAAGAGGTGCGCTTTGTGCCTTTCGCGCAAGTGCCGGAATATATCCACCGTCCTAGCATGGGCGAAGGGCTTCTGAACTATCTTATTCATGGTAAGGCAATGCCGCGTTACTTTATCTACCCCGAATATCTCACCACCAAATGGCAACCGTTGCGCTGGCAACCTACTACGCCGGAGCGTCCCGATGTTCCGTAA
- a CDS encoding GNAT family N-acetyltransferase, giving the protein MEKVEIVDIATALKVLPGLIELLQDSVDGGASIGFWSPLKYEVASDYWQDIIKELDRGYRTLLIGYTQGKVVASAQLSFISKQNGSHRVELQKLMVHTKYRGLGYGCTILTAAETVAKTRGCRLLFLDTRSGDTAEQLYLKQGYTCAGVIPEYIIEADGTFTDTVIYYKLL; this is encoded by the coding sequence ATGGAAAAAGTCGAAATAGTTGATATAGCCACTGCTTTAAAAGTTTTGCCCGGACTGATCGAACTATTACAGGATTCGGTCGATGGTGGAGCTTCGATTGGCTTTTGGAGTCCCTTGAAATATGAAGTTGCTTCCGATTATTGGCAAGATATAATTAAAGAACTGGATAGAGGCTACCGCACTTTGCTGATAGGCTATACGCAAGGCAAAGTTGTAGCCAGCGCTCAGCTATCCTTCATTTCCAAGCAAAACGGTTCGCATCGGGTTGAATTGCAAAAGCTAATGGTGCATACCAAATATCGCGGATTGGGCTATGGGTGCACCATTCTTACAGCGGCTGAGACTGTGGCAAAGACACGAGGATGTCGCTTACTGTTTCTTGATACGAGAAGCGGCGATACTGCCGAACAACTTTACCTAAAACAAGGCTACACTTGCGCCGGAGTAATTCCTGAATACATTATTGAAGCAGACGGCACTTTTACCGATACCGTGATTTATTACAAACTCCTTTAG
- a CDS encoding Rieske (2Fe-2S) protein, producing the protein MFRKQGKKENEMAQSGFVKVARASEIKPGQIKELKAGSAKVAVANVSGQYYAFSPWCPHQGWPLWSGDLKGELVRCYLHRWQFNVRTGENEAPGGIPVTLPTYPLKVEDGEIWVDITNVKPFRVDSAEQA; encoded by the coding sequence ATGTTCCGTAAACAGGGCAAGAAGGAAAACGAAATGGCGCAAAGCGGCTTCGTGAAAGTGGCGCGCGCTTCGGAAATCAAGCCGGGACAAATAAAAGAACTAAAAGCCGGAAGCGCGAAAGTGGCGGTGGCAAACGTGAGTGGGCAATACTACGCCTTCTCACCGTGGTGTCCCCATCAAGGTTGGCCCCTCTGGTCGGGTGATTTAAAGGGCGAACTGGTGCGCTGCTATCTGCATCGCTGGCAATTCAACGTGCGAACAGGCGAGAACGAAGCGCCGGGCGGCATTCCCGTAACCCTGCCCACCTATCCGCTCAAGGTGGAGGACGGCGAAATCTGGGTCGATATAACTAACGTAAAACCCTTCAGAGTCGATTCGGCGGAACAAGCGTAA
- a CDS encoding flotillin family protein, with translation MELPVIVGSVAGVVVLLLLVLAVSLYRKVAPNEALIVFGGGGTQVTVGGGRVVWPFIQESKKLSLELMSFDVAPQQEYYTRQGVAVMVEAVAQIKVQNDPISIRTASEQFLTKSPGEREGLIRLVMEGHLRGIIGQLMVEQIVKEPEMVAERMRANSTDDLHKMGLEVISFTIREVRDKNEYIANMGKPDIARIKRDADVATAEAERDTAIKRAQTLREASIARAEADQDRVIAETASQTKQAEATRDLELKRAEYMGSVQQQKASADKAYDIQSAIMEQQVMQAKVRVELVRKEEETKVQEAEIARREMELNATILKQADAERRKIETMAEAERNRKVLEATGQAEAVRLQGQADADVVVLRGKGQAEAIRQQGLAESIVIKAKGESEAGAMNLKAAAYHEYNQAAILDKLLTGIPELARAMSEPLSKVDKITIVSTGEGNGRGGMGANQITGDVTKMMAQVPALFESLTGMKISDLMEQIPAIKQALNGNGNSNGSAHVDALVQEIKPDAQNAN, from the coding sequence ATGGAATTACCAGTTATAGTCGGTTCGGTGGCAGGCGTGGTGGTGCTGCTGCTGTTAGTTCTCGCCGTTTCACTCTACCGGAAAGTTGCTCCCAATGAAGCCCTAATCGTATTCGGCGGTGGCGGCACACAGGTGACGGTAGGGGGAGGGCGCGTGGTATGGCCCTTTATTCAAGAATCAAAAAAGCTATCGCTTGAGTTGATGAGCTTTGATGTTGCGCCCCAACAGGAATACTATACCCGGCAGGGTGTAGCAGTAATGGTTGAAGCGGTAGCCCAAATCAAAGTTCAAAATGATCCAATCAGTATTCGTACCGCCTCCGAGCAATTTCTCACCAAATCTCCGGGAGAACGCGAGGGTTTAATCCGGTTGGTGATGGAAGGACATTTGCGCGGGATTATCGGGCAACTGATGGTTGAGCAAATTGTAAAAGAGCCTGAAATGGTAGCGGAACGTATGCGCGCCAATAGTACCGACGATCTCCATAAAATGGGATTGGAAGTTATTTCGTTTACCATTCGCGAAGTGCGCGACAAAAACGAGTATATCGCCAATATGGGCAAGCCCGATATTGCGCGTATCAAGCGCGATGCGGATGTGGCAACTGCCGAAGCTGAACGCGATACCGCCATTAAACGAGCGCAGACTTTGCGAGAAGCCAGCATTGCCCGTGCGGAAGCTGACCAAGATCGGGTAATTGCGGAAACCGCTTCGCAAACCAAACAGGCGGAAGCTACTCGCGACCTTGAACTAAAACGCGCTGAGTATATGGGTTCGGTGCAACAACAAAAAGCCAGTGCGGATAAAGCTTACGATATTCAGTCTGCCATAATGGAACAACAGGTAATGCAGGCGAAAGTAAGGGTGGAACTGGTTCGCAAGGAAGAGGAAACCAAAGTACAGGAAGCCGAAATTGCGCGCCGCGAAATGGAGTTGAACGCTACTATCCTGAAGCAGGCTGATGCTGAGCGAAGAAAAATCGAAACTATGGCGGAAGCAGAACGCAATCGCAAGGTTCTGGAAGCCACCGGACAAGCGGAAGCAGTACGTTTGCAAGGTCAGGCTGATGCTGATGTAGTGGTGCTACGCGGTAAAGGTCAGGCGGAAGCGATTCGGCAACAAGGTTTGGCAGAGTCCATCGTTATCAAGGCTAAGGGCGAGTCCGAAGCCGGAGCGATGAATCTCAAAGCTGCCGCCTATCATGAGTACAATCAGGCGGCAATTCTGGATAAATTGTTGACCGGTATCCCTGAACTGGCGCGGGCAATGAGCGAACCGCTCTCAAAGGTGGACAAGATAACGATTGTCAGCACCGGAGAGGGCAACGGACGTGGCGGTATGGGCGCAAATCAGATTACAGGCGATGTTACAAAGATGATGGCGCAAGTGCCTGCTTTGTTTGAATCGCTTACCGGGATGAAGATTTCAGATTTAATGGAACAAATTCCGGCTATCAAGCAAGCCCTTAACGGCAACGGCAATTCAAACGGTTCGGCACATGTGGACGCGCTTGTACAAGAGATAAAGCCGGATGCGCAAAACGCTAACTAA
- a CDS encoding IS3 family transposase, which translates to MTTPRKKYSPTFKSQRVQEVLEGNKTLTQIASEYGIHPNMLTKWKQLALKGLPQSFDERTQKQIALLTAQYEQEKEQLYAEIGRLTTQLRWLEKKVKQALPRSVRLSLIETQKAELSLSKQSELLGISRSSLYYRSVAPTEREIELKHRIDEIYTVYPFYGYRRIHQQLLREGKHLNRKTVQNYMREMGLEAIYPGPNLSKRDQKQRVYPYLLRNLAITRPAQVFGTDITYIKLKHGWLYLVAVIDWYSRYVVSWELSDTLEIDFVLRTTERALAKIKPEIFNSDQGSHFTSPKYTALILGAGVKLSMDGRGRALDNVFTERLWRSLKYECVYLAQFENPKEAKLGIGEYFDFYNNTRPHQALKYQTPAQVYFNTVTPVIMLKS; encoded by the coding sequence ATGACAACACCTAGAAAAAAGTATTCACCCACATTTAAGTCTCAAAGAGTGCAAGAAGTGCTGGAAGGTAATAAAACCCTTACCCAGATAGCTTCTGAATATGGTATTCATCCGAATATGCTCACTAAATGGAAACAACTGGCTCTAAAAGGTCTGCCACAATCCTTTGATGAGCGTACTCAGAAGCAAATCGCGCTGCTGACCGCACAGTACGAACAAGAAAAAGAACAACTTTACGCCGAAATAGGTCGCCTGACTACACAGCTCAGGTGGTTAGAAAAAAAAGTGAAGCAGGCTTTGCCCAGGTCGGTCAGATTAAGCCTAATCGAAACCCAAAAAGCTGAACTTTCACTCTCAAAACAAAGTGAGTTGCTAGGAATTAGCCGTTCCAGTTTGTACTACCGCTCAGTAGCACCAACCGAACGAGAAATTGAGCTCAAACACCGAATTGATGAGATTTACACCGTTTACCCTTTTTATGGATATCGGCGAATTCATCAACAATTACTGCGGGAAGGCAAGCACCTCAACCGCAAAACGGTGCAAAACTATATGCGGGAGATGGGGCTAGAAGCAATCTATCCTGGTCCTAATCTTTCGAAACGAGATCAAAAGCAGCGGGTATATCCCTATCTCTTAAGGAACCTGGCTATAACCAGACCCGCTCAGGTATTCGGTACCGACATCACATATATCAAGCTCAAACACGGTTGGCTTTATCTGGTGGCTGTCATCGACTGGTACAGCAGATATGTGGTAAGTTGGGAATTATCTGATACTCTGGAAATCGATTTTGTGCTTAGAACTACCGAGCGAGCGTTGGCGAAGATAAAACCGGAGATCTTTAACAGTGACCAAGGTAGTCATTTTACCAGTCCTAAATACACTGCTTTGATATTGGGCGCAGGTGTAAAGTTAAGTATGGATGGACGTGGGCGAGCACTAGATAATGTTTTCACCGAAAGGCTCTGGCGTTCCTTAAAATATGAGTGTGTTTATTTAGCACAATTTGAGAACCCCAAAGAAGCAAAGCTAGGGATTGGTGAGTATTTCGATTTCTACAATAATACTCGACCTCATCAGGCTTTGAAATATCAGACACCGGCTCAGGTTTATTTCAATACCGTGACACCAGTAATTATGTTAAAGAGCTAA
- a CDS encoding metallophosphoesterase has protein sequence MLGYVFGIFNSDPLVQLKLLIPFILLSIGFGLLGAIRLHRLHKESKRFIGHLVMATLSAYFVFTLLISLLNPTGTSYGAAQPVIIVFGVLYLLLFGFTLLLFSLLVKIKRLHQNWKFLTRAYYAGHLALLLLLGYGAYIEPFWLDTTYTTLPASSFAPGSPPLKIVLFSDLHMERWGRREDEALAAIRKLEPDLLLVSGDLINVDHYQPETYADMHRFFMNLQARYGVYAVGGSVDDIAETRAALQGTPVHFLNNEIARLEINDNKIEILGIPSHYRDDGQMLEDLSAELNPDAYKILLYHTPDLAKEKSLANINLYLAGHTHGGQIALPFVGAIFTASRYGTEYAAGLYKLANPGNTRLYVTRGLGFEGMNTPRIRLFARPEISALTLVPPNRL, from the coding sequence TTGCTTGGCTATGTTTTTGGAATATTTAACAGTGACCCTTTAGTACAACTAAAACTTTTAATACCGTTTATTCTGCTCTCTATTGGGTTTGGGCTGTTAGGGGCTATTCGGCTTCACCGTCTGCACAAGGAGAGTAAGCGTTTCATCGGGCATTTGGTAATGGCAACGCTGAGCGCATATTTCGTTTTCACGTTATTGATCTCGCTATTGAACCCCACCGGAACCAGTTATGGGGCAGCGCAACCTGTGATTATAGTTTTCGGGGTGCTTTACCTTTTATTGTTTGGCTTTACCCTACTTCTATTCTCACTATTGGTAAAAATAAAACGCTTGCACCAGAACTGGAAATTTTTGACCCGCGCTTATTACGCCGGACATTTGGCGTTGTTGCTGTTGCTTGGTTATGGCGCGTATATCGAGCCGTTCTGGCTGGATACCACCTATACTACCCTGCCTGCCTCCAGTTTTGCCCCCGGTTCGCCTCCCTTGAAAATCGTGCTGTTCAGCGATTTGCATATGGAGCGATGGGGACGGCGCGAGGATGAGGCGCTTGCCGCTATCCGCAAGCTTGAGCCTGACCTGTTGCTCGTCAGCGGCGATCTTATAAACGTTGACCATTACCAGCCTGAAACCTACGCCGATATGCACCGTTTTTTTATGAATCTTCAGGCACGTTACGGGGTGTACGCGGTGGGCGGTTCGGTGGATGATATTGCGGAGACACGCGCAGCTTTGCAGGGTACACCCGTCCATTTCCTCAACAATGAAATTGCGCGGCTGGAAATTAACGATAACAAAATTGAAATTCTCGGTATCCCTAGCCATTACCGGGATGACGGGCAAATGCTTGAGGATTTAAGCGCGGAGTTAAACCCGGATGCTTACAAAATCTTGCTCTACCATACGCCCGATCTTGCCAAAGAAAAAAGCCTTGCTAATATAAATTTGTATCTGGCAGGACATACACATGGCGGGCAAATTGCGCTGCCCTTTGTAGGGGCAATTTTTACCGCCAGTCGCTACGGTACGGAATATGCGGCTGGCTTGTACAAGTTGGCTAATCCGGGCAATACTAGGCTTTACGTGACAAGGGGCTTGGGCTTTGAGGGGATGAATACGCCGCGTATTCGGCTTTTTGCGCGTCCTGAAATATCGGCGCTTACGCTTGTTCCGCCGAATCGACTCTGA
- a CDS encoding serine/threonine protein kinase has translation MQDQWFQNLLNENALLGNRYRLGKMLGRGSFGQVFYAEDTKFKPVRGVAIKVLHPQFLTDPHVREEISTEAGVLARFNHPHILRVIDFELDENIAYIVTELAEGGSLSGLIRPNPALPPVQMPLLQVAQYLDNIANALDEAHNQGLVHRDIKPQNILLDKAGRPMLADFGLASALGSTASSVMVSTTSSGTPLYMAPEQWAGQVGKSTDIYALGVVVYQLITGYPPYQGNQESLAWQHFNQPVPKLSERAPELVYPPALDTLIAQVLAKDPKQRIRPAGEFARRFREVVTGSAQPSAQPTGNYAQPPSQPFAPVSQVNTTQPTFASPPPMPGVVSQVSSQIPTVPLSQSGNWQQPPALMPLISQGNWQPPVSPPSAPYSYPVSPSPRRSSSLSLILIGIVLLLLVGGGLVIFLLLSSNSSSTTQPTAVAAATVATLTPGNNTALSGTSAPLSSNPAGGTVSGSTTCPSSLPSPAPAPALEAGKGQIQLEVLETVCKLAKGSDVFVKVYLQGDRNNVITQDGGNSRLNLSVPPGIYELEVSYANGIKQVSAPIEVKAGQISRQSVVLHVGMAQLEVQESVGKSAKASDVYVRVYTQDDHNTVITQDGGANKLSFVLRPGTYDLEVSYSNNIKQTLPPVEIKEGQTVSKSINLGIGKAQLDVFEVEGKTAKTSDVYVRVYKKDDPNTVITQDGGANKLSFTLLPGTYILEVSYANGIKQNGAPIEIKEGQTTSQTVVLGVGHLELEVALANGGAIKGSDVYARVYKQDDNNTVITQDGGQAKLSFVLLPGVYEVEVSYTNGVKVTGAPIEIKAGQSASQTVKL, from the coding sequence ATGCAAGATCAATGGTTTCAGAACTTACTGAATGAAAATGCATTGCTGGGTAACCGTTATCGTCTTGGCAAAATGCTAGGGCGTGGTTCATTCGGGCAGGTTTTTTACGCGGAAGATACTAAATTCAAGCCTGTGCGTGGGGTAGCCATTAAAGTGCTGCATCCTCAATTTCTTACCGATCCGCATGTGCGGGAAGAAATTAGCACAGAGGCGGGCGTGCTGGCACGCTTTAATCATCCACATATTTTAAGAGTGATTGACTTTGAACTGGATGAGAACATCGCCTATATTGTCACGGAATTGGCGGAGGGTGGTTCGCTCTCAGGTTTGATTCGCCCCAATCCTGCGCTTCCTCCGGTACAAATGCCCCTGTTACAAGTTGCGCAATACTTGGATAATATTGCTAATGCGCTGGACGAAGCCCATAATCAGGGATTGGTGCATCGCGATATCAAGCCGCAGAATATTTTGCTGGATAAAGCCGGGCGACCGATGTTGGCAGATTTTGGATTGGCTTCCGCGCTTGGTAGCACTGCCTCTTCAGTTATGGTTAGCACCACTTCCAGTGGAACGCCGCTTTATATGGCGCCGGAGCAATGGGCTGGTCAGGTTGGCAAATCTACCGATATTTACGCGCTTGGGGTGGTGGTTTATCAGCTAATTACGGGCTACCCGCCCTATCAGGGCAATCAAGAGTCGCTGGCATGGCAGCATTTTAACCAACCCGTACCGAAGCTCTCCGAACGCGCACCTGAGCTTGTGTACCCGCCTGCTCTTGACACTTTAATTGCGCAAGTGCTGGCAAAAGACCCTAAACAGCGCATTCGCCCTGCCGGAGAGTTTGCCCGGCGTTTCCGCGAGGTTGTTACCGGGAGTGCTCAGCCTTCCGCCCAACCCACCGGCAATTATGCCCAACCGCCGAGCCAACCATTTGCACCTGTTTCTCAGGTTAATACCACTCAGCCTACTTTTGCCAGCCCACCGCCAATGCCGGGAGTAGTTTCTCAGGTATCATCCCAAATTCCAACTGTACCACTAAGCCAGTCGGGCAACTGGCAGCAACCGCCTGCCCTAATGCCTTTAATTTCACAAGGAAACTGGCAACCGCCTGTCTCGCCACCTAGCGCCCCATATTCCTACCCGGTAAGCCCGTCCCCTCGCCGTTCCTCTTCGTTGTCTTTGATTTTGATAGGAATCGTGCTATTGCTTTTGGTGGGTGGCGGGCTTGTCATATTCTTGCTCTTATCTAGCAATTCTAGTTCTACCACTCAACCAACAGCAGTGGCAGCCGCAACCGTTGCTACGCTTACTCCGGGCAACAATACCGCTTTAAGCGGAACATCTGCGCCTCTATCCAGTAATCCCGCTGGTGGAACGGTAAGCGGTAGCACCACCTGTCCAAGCAGTTTACCGTCACCTGCTCCTGCTCCTGCGCTAGAAGCCGGAAAAGGGCAGATTCAATTGGAAGTGCTAGAAACGGTGTGTAAACTGGCAAAAGGTAGCGACGTTTTCGTGAAGGTTTACCTGCAAGGTGATCGCAATAATGTAATTACGCAGGATGGAGGGAATAGCCGCTTGAATCTGTCTGTACCTCCCGGAATCTACGAATTAGAGGTGTCCTATGCCAACGGTATCAAACAAGTGAGTGCGCCTATTGAAGTAAAAGCAGGACAAATCAGTCGGCAGAGCGTGGTTTTACATGTGGGCATGGCGCAACTTGAGGTGCAGGAAAGCGTTGGTAAATCCGCCAAAGCAAGCGATGTCTATGTGCGGGTATATACTCAGGACGACCACAATACTGTTATCACGCAGGATGGCGGCGCAAATAAACTGAGCTTCGTGCTGCGCCCCGGTACGTATGATTTAGAGGTTAGTTACTCTAACAATATCAAGCAAACTTTGCCCCCTGTAGAAATTAAAGAAGGACAAACTGTCAGCAAAAGTATTAATCTCGGAATAGGCAAAGCACAATTGGATGTTTTTGAAGTGGAAGGTAAAACCGCTAAAACAAGCGATGTCTATGTGCGAGTATATAAAAAGGACGACCCGAATACGGTAATAACGCAGGACGGCGGCGCAAATAAACTGAGCTTTACTCTGCTGCCCGGTACATATATTCTGGAAGTGAGCTATGCCAATGGCATCAAGCAGAACGGCGCACCTATTGAGATAAAAGAGGGGCAAACAACCAGCCAGACGGTTGTGTTAGGGGTGGGGCATCTTGAGCTTGAAGTTGCGCTTGCCAATGGCGGCGCTATAAAAGGCAGTGATGTTTATGCAAGAGTTTACAAACAGGACGATAACAATACCGTTATCACGCAGGACGGCGGGCAAGCCAAACTCAGTTTTGTGTTGCTACCGGGTGTCTATGAGGTAGAGGTGAGCTACACCAACGGGGTTAAAGTGACAGGCGCACCCATTGAAATTAAAGCCGGGCAAAGCGCCAGCCAAACCGTCAAGCTGTAA
- a CDS encoding GGDEF domain-containing protein yields MLKVSRRFNLFHQWIHSYIPYKPAHTETAPVFFSIWASFLLAYIVNIIFFYTPDNIFKTLLLGVIWIILLPADFFLPGPSTTISLRIAFLVGETILMMSLGIFDNFTITGYMLFALVGQAAFVLPVYASLGYTLFLGVCFYLALALPYLTDNKPYLFEISWLIGAIFTWAAMTLMRKARDQHAKIAELNAKLAETHNLVQAQAEMLAQQAIEDSLTGLNNRRYLDADLPREFERARRLERKLTLAMLDVDHFKHINDRFSHHTGDQVLVTLANIFRQNCRTAVDSIVRYGGEEFIIYFPETDLHTAANIICERIRQATENYNWDWISHGLNVTLSIGLAEADKVSNHIELIKTADSKLYEAKNGGRNRICFV; encoded by the coding sequence ATGCTCAAGGTATCACGTCGTTTTAACTTGTTTCATCAGTGGATACATTCATACATACCTTATAAACCCGCCCATACTGAAACTGCGCCGGTATTTTTTTCAATCTGGGCTTCTTTTCTGTTAGCTTATATTGTCAATATCATTTTTTTCTACACCCCTGATAATATTTTCAAAACTCTTTTGCTTGGCGTAATCTGGATAATCCTGCTGCCCGCTGATTTTTTTCTACCCGGACCATCTACCACTATTTCATTAAGAATTGCTTTTCTGGTAGGAGAAACTATTCTAATGATGAGTCTGGGTATATTTGATAATTTTACGATCACGGGCTATATGCTTTTTGCGTTGGTGGGACAGGCTGCTTTTGTGCTACCGGTTTATGCCAGTCTGGGCTATACTTTGTTCCTCGGAGTTTGTTTTTATCTGGCGCTCGCCCTACCCTACCTAACAGACAACAAGCCCTATCTATTTGAAATTTCATGGCTAATCGGCGCCATCTTTACGTGGGCGGCTATGACCTTAATGCGCAAAGCGCGTGACCAACACGCCAAAATTGCAGAGCTTAACGCTAAACTGGCTGAAACCCATAATCTGGTGCAAGCACAGGCTGAAATGCTGGCACAACAAGCCATTGAGGATAGTTTAACCGGATTAAATAACCGGCGGTATCTCGATGCAGACCTTCCGAGAGAATTTGAAAGAGCACGTCGCCTTGAACGTAAGCTAACCCTGGCTATGTTAGATGTTGACCACTTCAAGCACATAAACGACCGCTTTAGCCACCATACAGGCGATCAGGTATTGGTAACGCTGGCAAATATTTTCAGACAAAATTGCCGTACTGCCGTTGATAGTATTGTAAGATACGGTGGTGAGGAATTTATTATCTATTTCCCCGAAACCGATCTGCATACTGCTGCAAATATTATTTGCGAGAGAATCAGGCAAGCTACCGAAAATTATAACTGGGATTGGATTTCTCACGGCTTGAACGTAACTTTAAGCATCGGTCTGGCAGAAGCTGATAAAGTATCTAACCACATCGAATTGATTAAAACTGCCGATAGTAAGCTGTATGAAGCAAAAAATGGCGGGCGCAATCGCATCTGCTTTGTATAA